One genomic region from Flagellimonas oceani encodes:
- a CDS encoding response regulator — translation MRQELRILMVDDHPMTVRGYQMILEQTMAEKISIIDTAFNCDAAYDKITSSKSKPYHLVFLDINLPPAKNHRILDGEDLGILLRKDFPDTKIIILTMLSDNYRINSILKSINPNGFSIKSKLTPKTLQDSVATVLMGNCYYCEVVNNLVRKQVSNQITLDSFDRKILYHLSLGEKMKNLPHFVPLSLPTIERRKRRLKQLFDVKEGDKSLIKKAKEKGFI, via the coding sequence ATGCGACAGGAATTAAGGATTTTAATGGTGGATGATCATCCGATGACGGTAAGGGGCTATCAGATGATACTTGAACAAACAATGGCCGAAAAAATAAGTATCATAGATACGGCGTTTAATTGTGATGCGGCCTATGATAAAATTACAAGCTCAAAAAGCAAGCCCTATCATTTGGTTTTTTTGGATATCAATCTTCCTCCTGCTAAAAACCATCGCATATTGGATGGTGAAGATCTTGGGATTTTGTTGAGAAAGGATTTTCCGGATACCAAAATCATCATCCTGACCATGTTGAGCGACAACTACCGTATCAATAGTATTTTGAAAAGCATCAACCCTAATGGGTTTAGCATCAAGAGTAAACTGACACCGAAAACCTTACAAGATTCCGTTGCTACTGTATTAATGGGGAATTGTTATTATTGTGAAGTGGTCAACAATTTAGTACGAAAGCAGGTTTCAAACCAAATAACACTGGATAGTTTTGACCGAAAAATACTCTACCACCTTTCATTGGGCGAGAAAATGAAAAACCTTCCACATTTTGTCCCGCTTTCCCTTCCGACCATTGAACGCAGAAAAAGAAGGTTAAAACAACTTTTTGATGTCAAAGAAGGAGATAAATCACTAATCAAAAAGGCAAAGGAAAAAGGGTTCATCTAA
- a CDS encoding tail fiber domain-containing protein, translating to MERNRSTLKSYFETGKYPTQTQFAELIDSFLSIVDDDAVTGITDNGDGTYTFQLLSGSTETIDVQSLPDDIPISAIVGLQAALDDLPSQYLRKDQDGTLSGRLTVTDRINTSRIDTNSGQQLVLNAGESAGQATGQTNEYIYLNSEQGIEVNTSPDNWASGWSGRDTTKISGSEIQLKSSNTRLSPADGNSLRIDTGTGYIEVGSKNTSHCHFYTDRTNFYFNKELRVDSGIVSSYNEDLQLTRAGSSEDRFRVTTGYCISDQNFLVYGRGAQTLTMRAYSNDANTPCYMRFEKLDGTDRSYIGYGSSSNSHLYIVNQEGTDCYLMLKTNGEAEFNNNVRADNFILSSDSRLKTNIKPLEKSMNFDFVEFELKKNEGEKRYGVIAQEVEENHPELVFTDEEGMKQVKYIDLLVAKVAELEKRLAVLENN from the coding sequence ATGGAAAGAAATAGAAGTACTCTTAAATCGTATTTTGAAACAGGTAAATATCCAACTCAAACACAGTTTGCTGAATTAATCGATAGTTTCTTGAGCATTGTTGATGATGACGCCGTTACGGGTATAACAGACAATGGAGATGGCACGTATACATTTCAATTGTTGTCGGGTTCAACGGAGACAATAGATGTCCAAAGTTTGCCCGATGATATTCCAATTTCTGCCATTGTTGGTCTTCAGGCCGCACTTGATGATTTGCCTTCCCAATATCTAAGAAAGGATCAAGACGGTACATTGAGCGGTAGACTTACAGTTACGGATAGGATAAATACCAGTAGGATAGATACAAACTCCGGTCAACAGCTGGTTCTTAATGCAGGGGAGTCCGCCGGACAGGCAACGGGTCAAACCAATGAATATATCTACTTGAATTCTGAACAAGGAATAGAGGTGAATACCTCTCCCGATAATTGGGCAAGTGGGTGGTCTGGAAGGGATACGACTAAGATTAGTGGTTCCGAAATTCAGCTTAAAAGTTCCAATACAAGACTTTCACCCGCCGATGGTAACTCCTTGAGAATAGATACAGGGACCGGTTACATCGAGGTGGGTTCAAAAAACACGTCGCATTGCCATTTTTATACAGATCGTACGAACTTTTATTTTAATAAGGAATTACGGGTAGACTCAGGAATAGTAAGTTCCTACAATGAAGATTTACAATTGACACGGGCTGGTAGTTCTGAGGATAGGTTCAGGGTGACCACAGGATATTGCATCAGTGACCAGAACTTTTTGGTATATGGTAGAGGGGCCCAAACATTGACAATGAGAGCCTACAGCAATGATGCCAATACGCCTTGTTATATGAGATTTGAAAAGTTGGATGGAACGGATAGGTCATATATCGGATATGGGTCTTCTTCTAACAGTCATTTGTATATAGTGAACCAAGAGGGAACAGATTGTTACCTGATGCTAAAGACCAATGGAGAAGCAGAATTCAATAACAATGTCAGAGCCGATAATTTTATTCTCTCATCTGACAGCAGGCTGAAAACTAATATTAAACCCTTGGAAAAATCCATGAACTTTGATTTTGTGGAGTTTGAGTTAAAGAAAAATGAAGGGGAAAAACGGTATGGCGTAATAGCACAAGAAGTGGAAGAAAATCATCCAGAACTTGTTTTTACGGATGAAGAGGGAATGAAGCAGGTCAAGTACATTGATTTACTAGTGGCCAAGGTAGCAGAATTGGAGAAAAGACTAGCCGTACTAGAAAATAATTAA
- a CDS encoding N-acetylmuramoyl-L-alanine amidase has protein sequence MTILIDNGHGGIINGVYQTAGKRSPVWNDGSQLFEGEFNRAIVNQIIQELTKLKINYVNIAPEYWDVRLETRVNRANKYSPTESFYLSVHSNAGGGHGSEIFTSLGDTKSDQIATIFGNEFIKKFPDRTLRTDFSDGDLDKERRFYVLTRTRMPAILTENFFMDNEEECKTLLMTREGRAQIAHYHVEAIKKVKQQLY, from the coding sequence ATGACCATATTAATCGATAATGGACATGGAGGCATAATTAATGGGGTCTACCAAACAGCGGGAAAAAGGAGTCCTGTTTGGAATGATGGCTCCCAGCTATTTGAAGGGGAATTCAATCGAGCGATTGTTAACCAAATCATTCAAGAGCTGACGAAGTTAAAAATTAACTATGTAAATATAGCCCCCGAGTATTGGGATGTGCGTTTGGAAACCCGGGTAAACAGAGCTAATAAGTATTCCCCAACGGAAAGTTTTTATTTAAGTGTCCACTCCAATGCAGGAGGAGGGCATGGCTCTGAAATATTTACTTCGCTTGGAGATACTAAGAGTGATCAAATTGCCACAATATTTGGGAATGAGTTTATAAAGAAGTTTCCTGATAGGACACTACGAACAGATTTTTCGGACGGGGATTTGGACAAAGAACGTAGGTTCTATGTATTGACAAGAACAAGAATGCCGGCAATTCTCACGGAGAACTTTTTTATGGACAATGAAGAGGAATGCAAGACTCTTTTAATGACCAGGGAAGGTAGGGCGCAAATAGCCCACTATCATGTTGAAGCTATAAAAAAAGTGAAACAGCAATTATACTAA
- a CDS encoding BACON domain-containing protein, with protein sequence MAVPNTNTFSLNDVRVELGLGTTASLSACFAAAVESQFDDTYKGAKDRLSNFRNYGAFVPTLTVSPTSRRVSSSSGSFTVTVTSNTQWTVSESLSWVSISGASGINNDTFTVNYTTNSITQSRSGTITVTIVGGGQSATISITQSAATGQTTYQVQLGYGTSQSSACGFAITNPDYYYLTGSSNLLNATGVYFNAPGTTKAPSGYYSDGGSFRYWNGNAFSGPAGLCII encoded by the coding sequence ATGGCGGTACCTAATACAAATACTTTTAGTCTAAATGATGTACGGGTCGAGCTGGGTCTCGGAACAACAGCATCGCTTTCTGCATGTTTTGCTGCAGCAGTTGAATCACAATTCGATGATACTTATAAGGGTGCCAAGGATAGACTCAGCAATTTCAGGAACTATGGTGCTTTTGTGCCAACCTTAACAGTTTCCCCAACTAGTAGAAGGGTTTCTTCGAGTTCGGGCTCGTTTACTGTAACGGTAACCTCAAACACTCAATGGACTGTCTCAGAGAGTTTGTCTTGGGTTAGTATAAGTGGTGCTTCTGGTATTAACAATGATACCTTCACTGTAAACTATACCACTAATTCCATTACGCAATCAAGATCTGGAACTATAACAGTAACCATCGTGGGTGGTGGGCAGAGTGCAACGATTAGTATAACCCAATCGGCAGCTACCGGTCAAACGACTTATCAGGTTCAACTTGGTTATGGGACCAGTCAATCCTCTGCGTGTGGATTCGCAATAACAAATCCCGATTACTATTACTTGACGGGAAGCTCAAATCTTCTAAATGCTACTGGAGTTTATTTTAATGCCCCTGGAACAACCAAAGCTCCAAGTGGATATTATTCGGATGGAGGCAGTTTTCGATATTGGAACGGGAATGCTTTTTCAGGTCCTGCAGGGTTATGTATTATATAA
- a CDS encoding tail fiber domain-containing protein, with protein MKRNRSTLKSYFETGDYPNEAQFADLIDSFLSVSEDDASIGNISITMNSFSDGKSFSVYAPGSSSYISMDSNGWSILGNTSANDGQDSHLIIKRNGGLEFNDNGSVYKVWHAGNDGNGSGLNADLLDGMSWGNVNSDIITSGKLRSSEAFALNNRTTEDDNFSIRSYDNSDTDITSAVNGSTAGVLIENQIYGHTVVGLRSNDDNDSFSIIANSTGEFASYSSRIAGFKRTQIQLDKPTSVNANKFQVSNGNHLFTTDGRLHDFCSNGNTVLRLFNNSTNTGSRWEILKPYNGGLSFSFHDGTSAKAAIVAETDGDVAIYKNLNVKGDVIQGDAKNIIQFRDSDGWLRLNPSGNFNSGIYCGNTGVLRHDNRIEVGGGGSAFRVDINGTGFFSGNVTADNFVLSSDERLKKGVEDLATGSVNVQWKSFYLKNEPAKRFGVIAQELEQTNPEFVRTDEKGLKSVAYIDLLVAKMAEKDQQIDQLINRLMQLEASFKKLSETL; from the coding sequence ATGAAAAGAAATAGGAGTACATTAAAATCATACTTTGAAACAGGTGATTATCCAAATGAGGCACAATTTGCTGATTTAATAGACAGCTTTTTAAGTGTCAGTGAAGATGATGCATCCATTGGAAATATTTCAATAACAATGAATTCCTTCTCTGATGGGAAGTCGTTTTCTGTTTATGCCCCTGGTAGCAGTTCCTATATTTCCATGGATTCCAACGGTTGGAGCATTTTGGGAAACACTAGTGCCAATGATGGTCAAGATTCTCATTTAATTATCAAAAGGAACGGGGGCCTGGAATTCAATGACAATGGTTCGGTCTATAAAGTGTGGCATGCTGGAAATGATGGCAACGGTTCTGGCCTGAATGCCGATTTATTAGATGGGATGAGTTGGGGCAATGTGAATTCTGATATTATTACTTCGGGAAAATTAAGGTCTAGTGAGGCTTTTGCCTTGAATAATCGGACAACAGAGGATGATAATTTTTCTATTAGGAGTTATGATAATTCTGATACAGATATAACCTCAGCTGTAAATGGTTCAACAGCAGGTGTTCTAATTGAAAATCAGATTTATGGGCATACAGTTGTAGGTCTTAGGTCCAATGATGATAATGATTCTTTTAGTATAATAGCGAATTCAACTGGTGAATTTGCATCATATTCTTCAAGAATTGCGGGCTTTAAAAGAACACAGATTCAACTCGATAAGCCAACTTCAGTAAATGCTAACAAGTTTCAAGTATCGAATGGGAACCATTTGTTTACAACTGACGGTAGGCTACATGATTTTTGTTCAAATGGTAATACGGTACTTCGCCTATTTAATAACTCCACAAATACAGGTAGCCGATGGGAAATATTAAAACCATATAACGGAGGTCTAAGTTTTTCCTTTCATGACGGTACGAGCGCAAAAGCGGCAATTGTTGCAGAAACAGATGGGGATGTGGCTATCTATAAGAATCTTAATGTCAAGGGAGACGTTATCCAAGGAGATGCGAAAAATATTATTCAGTTTAGGGATAGTGATGGATGGTTACGACTAAATCCAAGTGGTAACTTCAATAGCGGGATATATTGTGGGAATACGGGAGTATTAAGGCATGACAATCGAATTGAGGTAGGAGGCGGAGGGTCTGCATTTCGTGTAGATATCAATGGTACTGGTTTTTTCAGTGGAAATGTTACTGCTGATAATTTTGTTCTTTCTTCTGACGAGCGTTTAAAAAAGGGGGTTGAAGATTTAGCAACCGGGAGTGTCAACGTCCAATGGAAGAGTTTTTATCTTAAGAATGAACCGGCGAAACGATTTGGTGTGATTGCCCAAGAATTGGAACAAACCAATCCAGAGTTTGTACGAACCGATGAGAAAGGACTAAAATCAGTGGCCTATATCGATCTTCTGGTTGCCAAGATGGCTGAAAAAGATCAACAAATTGATCAATTAATCAATAGACTGATGCAATTGGAAGCATCATTTAAAAAGTTAAGCGAGACTTTGTAG
- a CDS encoding tail fiber domain-containing protein, with amino-acid sequence MERNRSTLKSYFETGNYPTESQFADLIDSFLNINEDDVVTGITDNGDGTYTFQLLSGSTETIDVQSLPNEIPISSIVGLQVILDQYLRKDQDDTATGSITISMSSFSGGKSFGVGASGTTSYLSMDSNGWSIFGNVSANDGQDSHLIIKRNGGLEFNDRGTIHQVWHGGNLNLSSHSADILIAKNNAWLTLDSSSSGADGVEQAAGISVGESGYKGGAAVHMTYTGNGRGYIGMGSVSGTTSIPTNAALEFQYQNTYTIFRGQARFQSASAYLLRQGVSNSGYQVGLYSQASSTAYTSPIYTLGTSYLPNDTTLGNMYGIGFANASASFLNSTDLGTNPAGWGLYVAADGNARIFLNASNGRGYFKEMVYASNFILSSDRRLKTNIEDVAPQMIPIRWRKFKMKNDEGKHQRYGVIAQELEEHCPDFVRTDEEGNKSVAYIDLLVAKNAELEARLEKMEEIIKNRR; translated from the coding sequence ATGGAAAGAAATAGAAGCACCTTAAAATCATATTTTGAAACAGGAAATTATCCGACTGAATCACAATTTGCTGATTTAATTGATAGCTTCTTAAACATCAATGAAGATGATGTGGTCACTGGAATCACAGATAATGGTGATGGGACATATACGTTTCAATTGCTTTCAGGGTCAACGGAAACAATTGATGTCCAAAGTTTACCCAACGAAATCCCCATAAGTTCAATAGTAGGACTTCAAGTGATATTGGACCAGTACTTAAGAAAGGACCAAGATGACACAGCAACGGGAAGTATTACGATTTCCATGAGCTCATTTTCTGGTGGTAAATCCTTTGGGGTGGGTGCATCCGGAACTACTTCATACCTTTCGATGGACTCCAATGGCTGGAGCATTTTTGGAAATGTAAGTGCCAATGATGGTCAAGATTCTCATCTGATTATTAAAAGGAACGGTGGGCTGGAATTCAATGACAGAGGAACTATACATCAAGTCTGGCATGGAGGCAATTTGAATTTGTCCAGTCATTCAGCAGATATACTTATCGCAAAAAATAATGCTTGGTTGACATTGGACTCATCCAGTTCTGGAGCTGATGGGGTAGAACAAGCAGCAGGAATTTCAGTGGGGGAAAGCGGATATAAAGGAGGCGCTGCTGTTCATATGACCTATACAGGTAATGGAAGGGGCTATATTGGTATGGGCTCAGTATCCGGAACAACCTCGATTCCCACCAACGCAGCTTTGGAATTCCAATACCAAAACACCTATACCATCTTTAGAGGGCAGGCTAGATTCCAAAGTGCATCGGCATATTTGCTGAGGCAGGGTGTATCAAATTCAGGATATCAGGTTGGGTTATATTCCCAGGCATCTTCCACAGCCTACACCTCTCCCATATATACACTGGGAACATCTTATCTTCCGAATGATACAACCCTTGGAAATATGTACGGGATAGGATTTGCAAATGCTTCCGCCTCATTCCTGAACAGTACTGACTTGGGAACCAATCCTGCAGGATGGGGTCTTTATGTTGCTGCGGATGGAAATGCCAGAATCTTTCTGAACGCCTCAAATGGCAGGGGGTATTTCAAAGAAATGGTTTATGCTAGCAATTTCATTCTTAGCTCCGATAGGAGATTAAAGACCAACATTGAGGATGTTGCACCACAAATGATACCCATACGTTGGAGAAAATTCAAAATGAAAAATGATGAAGGCAAACATCAAAGATATGGCGTAATAGCGCAAGAGCTTGAAGAACATTGTCCTGATTTTGTCAGAACAGATGAAGAAGGAAATAAATCTGTGGCCTATATCGATTTGTTGGTCGCAAAGAATGCAGAATTGGAAGCACGTCTTGAAAAAATGGAGGAAATAATTAAAAATCGAAGATAA
- a CDS encoding peptidoglycan-binding domain-containing protein, whose amino-acid sequence MAVFISKKALAKIPNQFQSTYIPVGRKVLIHNSLKENRFFNNLVKQSQGAKELKKDDVGPNVELFQAILKAVRSFQEGQLVETEISGSFGIITETTLKDAQSNFDLPETGVLDAQTLLAIDSFLVENQLVFNKKSGIVLADGSEGEIKLTITTVDGKVYANIEQTVLLEPTISQTDGVPDFSQKENGAEIVSARPTLDGKHYFVGDGKVENPILSENKGYFIEKGLVPRTPSGLPPDAKPRTIREGETLISIIHEEYLKDAYPIYTVPGEDTSAVLHEFPARTLSQDDKDYRIRFYANLIYYMNTDPSIAYAIHRSSISPNTIDYTDTHLDEVNIYDNDTFGLNYKNFLERIENLDPNYEWNLYASNYTVPYTGETYTFDAPFNLDVGEDLYLPSREFVEALYLHLNFRPKEGEMYEKKTDSEGNNYFDWIPQTGFDDFLDDVANAISDAAERTLTINLYTEAYTFFKNVYSWIIDVLNDHWPRSMGFQVNLDAEVAALFGIGVGGSAYVWRKVTPKDEITIQTITSAEVRGTVGGGVGFDFNLGGSKKGKMANMGSKKASKKGLAAYAGVDAKVGLGIYQEHEFPVNKENTALLALLLPAINATSSVANGLSKILNYLEVINIDPMDYITKLVVEIETKGRGFGRLNLGLNITNESDYAKNASGTYEVDANNQDSLSVNGIAKLFKKVNFFYGGGVDIGYGYAWETNWTYGNLPDMPKYDGRMANKVSSQIEIFYEGSAALDASVSNFIQRLVLGAIGGVPVLPTFNFDAGIALVAGLELKREDIPENHAFADYNLSLADLGDPNNNTSKFLGAKLYSGDFEVPVTPASEIIANINIGQLKQIIDGQSGNTNILSFTNLLLVFDKLGYRKRFSANLESYQSKQNNTVLNRVRNFTDSYRSQTYVLEDNGEDINYGSKDFFKTLERTGFTFSSSIEIDTEFSMDATIKALQYVCLRLRFMASREKYENANQLSVYVSKLQQINEAYQEVLTPASGNFTENDFDFLLNDATWGLQTILDIGGTGENELVPYNAILGEMFRFLDTGELRDLLQDTNRENLINESTRKAQELLGLLKDAFQLWVKQANTTLKLNSKLSVNTGLNLKGAFGPKVSLAAFFEFGFFDEFLVVDQGELVLEGETTDNPLYETVQAIAKQFSKDTTVPDFDSGNELGGKISQTLLNESI is encoded by the coding sequence ATGGCTGTATTTATTTCAAAAAAGGCTTTAGCCAAAATACCGAATCAATTCCAATCAACCTATATACCTGTTGGAAGAAAGGTTTTGATTCATAATTCGTTAAAAGAAAACCGATTCTTTAATAATCTAGTCAAGCAGAGCCAAGGAGCTAAAGAACTGAAAAAGGATGATGTAGGTCCCAACGTCGAATTGTTCCAAGCTATCTTAAAGGCAGTTAGGTCTTTCCAAGAAGGTCAATTAGTCGAAACTGAGATTAGTGGAAGTTTTGGCATTATAACGGAAACTACTTTAAAAGATGCTCAAAGTAATTTTGATCTTCCTGAAACTGGTGTTCTCGATGCCCAGACTTTGTTGGCGATTGATAGTTTTTTAGTTGAGAACCAGCTTGTTTTTAATAAGAAAAGTGGTATTGTCTTAGCCGACGGTTCTGAGGGGGAAATTAAATTGACTATCACAACAGTTGATGGAAAGGTTTATGCCAATATTGAGCAAACTGTCCTTTTAGAACCTACAATATCGCAGACGGATGGGGTTCCCGACTTTTCACAAAAGGAAAACGGTGCCGAGATAGTTTCTGCTCGACCGACATTGGATGGCAAACATTATTTCGTAGGGGACGGTAAAGTTGAAAACCCCATATTATCAGAAAACAAAGGATATTTTATAGAAAAAGGTCTGGTGCCAAGGACACCTTCAGGCCTCCCGCCCGACGCTAAACCACGTACCATAAGGGAAGGAGAAACCTTGATTTCCATCATTCATGAGGAATATCTAAAAGATGCGTATCCTATATATACGGTTCCGGGTGAAGATACCTCGGCTGTACTCCATGAGTTTCCGGCAAGAACATTGAGCCAAGATGATAAGGATTACCGTATTCGGTTTTATGCCAACCTTATCTACTATATGAATACGGATCCGAGTATTGCCTATGCTATTCATAGAAGCTCCATTTCTCCAAATACAATAGATTATACCGATACTCATTTAGATGAGGTCAATATTTATGACAACGATACCTTTGGCCTCAATTATAAGAATTTTTTGGAGCGAATAGAAAATTTGGATCCCAATTACGAATGGAATCTCTATGCATCAAATTATACAGTACCATATACTGGTGAAACATACACTTTTGATGCTCCTTTCAACTTGGATGTGGGTGAAGACCTATACTTGCCAAGCCGTGAGTTTGTGGAGGCTTTATACTTGCATCTAAATTTTCGTCCAAAGGAAGGCGAGATGTACGAGAAAAAAACAGACTCGGAAGGGAACAACTATTTTGATTGGATACCACAGACGGGTTTTGATGATTTTTTAGATGATGTTGCAAACGCTATTAGTGATGCCGCAGAGAGAACACTGACAATAAACCTTTATACTGAAGCCTATACCTTTTTTAAGAATGTATATAGCTGGATTATTGATGTCCTCAATGATCATTGGCCTCGGAGCATGGGCTTTCAGGTTAATTTGGATGCTGAGGTGGCAGCATTGTTCGGTATAGGTGTTGGCGGTAGTGCCTATGTATGGAGGAAAGTGACTCCAAAGGACGAAATCACTATCCAGACCATAACCAGTGCCGAAGTTAGAGGCACTGTAGGTGGCGGCGTTGGTTTTGACTTTAATCTTGGGGGAAGCAAAAAGGGGAAAATGGCCAATATGGGCAGTAAGAAGGCATCAAAAAAAGGACTTGCGGCTTATGCAGGTGTCGATGCCAAAGTAGGTCTGGGCATATATCAGGAACACGAATTCCCGGTCAACAAAGAAAATACGGCGTTATTGGCTTTGCTCTTACCGGCGATCAATGCTACTTCCAGTGTGGCCAATGGGTTGTCCAAAATTTTGAATTACCTGGAAGTCATCAATATAGATCCCATGGACTACATCACCAAGTTGGTGGTCGAAATAGAGACAAAAGGTAGGGGATTTGGCAGGTTAAATTTGGGGTTGAATATCACCAATGAATCCGATTATGCCAAGAATGCATCCGGAACGTATGAAGTGGATGCAAACAACCAAGATTCGTTGAGCGTCAATGGAATTGCCAAACTTTTTAAGAAGGTTAACTTTTTCTACGGCGGAGGGGTCGATATTGGGTATGGATATGCTTGGGAGACCAACTGGACTTACGGTAACCTCCCGGACATGCCCAAGTACGATGGCCGTATGGCGAATAAGGTAAGCTCTCAAATAGAAATATTCTACGAGGGTTCGGCCGCATTGGATGCCTCGGTAAGCAATTTTATACAACGTTTGGTTTTAGGTGCCATTGGGGGGGTACCTGTTCTGCCCACCTTTAATTTTGATGCAGGGATTGCCCTTGTAGCTGGTTTGGAACTTAAACGGGAAGACATCCCTGAAAACCATGCATTTGCCGATTATAATTTGTCTTTGGCAGATTTGGGTGACCCCAATAACAATACTTCAAAATTCTTGGGTGCCAAGCTTTATAGTGGGGATTTTGAGGTGCCCGTTACCCCGGCAAGTGAGATTATAGCCAATATCAATATTGGTCAACTTAAACAAATCATAGATGGTCAATCTGGGAATACCAATATCCTCAGTTTTACCAATCTTTTATTGGTATTTGACAAACTAGGCTATCGTAAACGTTTTTCGGCAAATCTTGAATCCTACCAAAGCAAGCAGAATAATACAGTTTTGAACCGGGTAAGAAACTTCACCGATAGTTATAGAAGTCAAACTTATGTGCTAGAAGATAATGGTGAAGATATAAATTATGGTTCGAAGGATTTTTTTAAAACACTAGAAAGAACAGGGTTTACATTTAGTTCGTCGATTGAAATTGATACGGAGTTTTCCATGGATGCTACCATCAAGGCCCTTCAGTATGTATGCTTGCGTCTCCGGTTTATGGCCTCTCGTGAAAAATATGAGAACGCCAATCAGTTAAGTGTTTATGTGAGCAAACTGCAACAGATCAATGAAGCCTATCAAGAGGTTTTAACGCCTGCATCCGGTAACTTCACCGAAAACGATTTTGATTTTTTGTTGAACGACGCTACTTGGGGGTTACAGACCATCTTGGATATTGGAGGCACTGGGGAAAATGAATTGGTACCCTATAATGCCATTTTAGGTGAAATGTTCAGGTTTTTGGATACTGGGGAACTTCGCGACCTATTGCAGGACACCAACCGAGAAAACCTTATAAATGAAAGCACAAGAAAAGCCCAAGAACTGTTGGGGTTGCTTAAAGACGCGTTTCAATTATGGGTGAAACAAGCCAATACTACGCTAAAACTGAACTCGAAATTAAGTGTAAACACGGGCTTAAACCTTAAAGGGGCCTTTGGCCCGAAGGTGAGTTTGGCCGCTTTTTTTGAATTTGGTTTTTTTGATGAGTTTCTGGTAGTGGATCAAGGAGAATTGGTGTTGGAAGGGGAAACAACGGACAATCCACTATATGAAACTGTTCAGGCTATTGCAAAACAATTTTCAAAAGATACCACTGTGCCAGATTTTGATAGTGGTAATGAGTTGGGTGGTAAAATTTCGCAAACTTTGTTAAATGAATCCATATAA